GCAGCCCCCGCAAGCTGGGCAATTCCGAGACCCTGGCCCTGGCGGCCATTGAGGGCATGGAGGCGGCGGGCGCCGGTGTCGAGACGGTGCGGCTGGCCAAGCTCTGGATCCAGCCGTGTATCCACTGCGGCGGCTGCGATCAGACCGGGGAGTGCGTGCTGGACGATGATATGGACTGCCTGTACGAGAAGCTGTGGACCCTGCCGCGGATCGTGGTCGCCTCGCCCATCTTCTTCTATGGGGTCACCGCCCACACCAAGGCCTTTGTGGACCGCACGCAGGCCTTGTGGTCCCGCAAGCGGCTGCTTCAGGAGCGGGGGGAGTGGCATCGGGATCCGGCGCGCCTGGGCTACTTCATCTCGGTGGGCGCCACCCGGGGAGCGCGTCTCTTCGACGGCGCGGTCATGACCATGCGCTACGCCTTCGACGCCATGGGCATGGGCTATGGCGGCGATCTGCTGGTGCGGGGCGCGGACAAGCGGGGCGACCTGGAGGGCCGGGCCGAGGAGCTGGCGGCGGCCCGGGAGCTCGGCCGCCGGATCGTGGCTGGCACGAAAACGCCTTGACAAGCGGCCGGGTATCATTTAGATACAGGCCAACATTTCGGCCCTATCGTCTAGCGGTCTAGGACACCGGCCTCTCACGCCGGTAACACGGGTTCGAGTCCCGTTGGGGTCGCCAAGGAGCACAGAAGGGTGTTGGACGGAGGGTTCGTCCAGCACCCTTTTTTTTTC
The Thermodesulfobacteriota bacterium DNA segment above includes these coding regions:
- a CDS encoding flavodoxin family protein, encoding MEILVILGSPRKLGNSETLALAAIEGMEAAGAGVETVRLAKLWIQPCIHCGGCDQTGECVLDDDMDCLYEKLWTLPRIVVASPIFFYGVTAHTKAFVDRTQALWSRKRLLQERGEWHRDPARLGYFISVGATRGARLFDGAVMTMRYAFDAMGMGYGGDLLVRGADKRGDLEGRAEELAAARELGRRIVAGTKTP